A region from the Alosa alosa isolate M-15738 ecotype Scorff River unplaced genomic scaffold, AALO_Geno_1.1 AALO_1.0_unplaced_2, whole genome shotgun sequence genome encodes:
- the LOC125290184 gene encoding LOW QUALITY PROTEIN: guanine nucleotide-binding protein G(o) subunit alpha-like (The sequence of the model RefSeq protein was modified relative to this genomic sequence to represent the inferred CDS: substituted 2 bases at 2 genomic stop codons): MEISKNVKSIHKKEKNDLKVLFLGAGESGKSTIFKQIIKIYGKQLELKQLEEYTSTIKSNFISSIQYLVDLHEQYIALSTGKSSYIYDSLSFYILRLNSIYKNEKFVPCGIDIVRSRARTTGIIEEEIIIHDNKIKIIDVGGQRNERRKXLHAFSDVTSIVYVTSLSEYDQTLFEDENTNRMQESLSLFEQICKSEYFLNLNMILFFNKIDIFKDKIHKIPLTHCFPNYEGKSESDALTFIQENFTIKNKIDRDIYVHXTCATDTNNILLVFNSLRDYIIKTSLKEGGLL, encoded by the exons atgGAAATATCAAAAAATGTAAAGTCCAttcataaaaaagaaaaaaatgatctTAAAGTATTGTTTCTTGGTGCTGGTGAATCTGGTAAATCAACAATATTTAAACAAATCATTAAAATATatggaaaacaattagaatTAAAACAACTAGAAGAATATACTAGCACCATTAAATCAAATTTTATTTCTTCCATCCAATATCTCGTAGATCTTCATGAACAATACATAGCTCTCTCTACTG GTAAATCTTCCTATATATatgactctctctccttctatatACTAAGATTAAACTCAAtctataaaaatgaaaaatttgTTCCTTGTGGTATTGATATAGTAAGAAGTAGAGCCAGAACTACCGGAATAATAGAAGAAGAAATAATCATTCatgataataaaattaaaattatagATGTTGGTGGTCAAAGAaatgaaagaagaaaatgaTTACATGCTTTCTCAGATGTAACAAGTATAGTATATGTAACCTCACTCTCAGAATATGATCAAACTTTATTCGAAGATGAAAATACTAATAGAATGCAAGAATCTCTCTCATTATTTGAACAAATATGTAAATCAGAATATTTCTTAAATCTTAATatgatattattttttaataaaatagatATTTTCAAAGATAAAATTCATAAAATTCCTTTAACTCATTGTTTTCCTAATTATGAAGGTAAATCTGAATCAGATGCTTTAACCTTTATTCAAGAAAATTTcactattaaaaataaaatagatagaGATATTTATGTACATTAGACTTGTGCTACTGATACTAATAATATATTGTTAGTATTTAATTCATTAAGAgattatattattaaaacaagcttaaaagAAGGCGGATTATTATAA